The Pogona vitticeps strain Pit_001003342236 chromosome 6, PviZW2.1, whole genome shotgun sequence genome contains a region encoding:
- the LOC144583845 gene encoding olfactory receptor 10A7-like — protein sequence MQVNAYETWQNQTSVTEFILLGFGKLEQFKMSLFLVFGVIYFMTVGGNILIVTLVAVDQHLHIPMYYFLANLSCLEICYSSTILPKMLTDFLSGDKSISLEGCFTQLFCFGCLAIVECYILSVMSYDRYVAICNPLHYATIMNVRVILYCIVASWLCAASILVIIISLVSQLSFCGPKEIDNFFCDFGPLLQLACSDTSHIRLLALIFGSIDILPPFILTVSCYVCIIAAVLRIQSTTGRQKAFATCSSHLIVVTIFYGTLMIVYLLPNISTFRDLKKVFSVPYTVLTPLVNPFIYSLRNKEVKQSLKRVLSKSTCFPEKMRWSSLPAFGYNIKP from the coding sequence ATGCAGGTCAATGCTTATGAAACATGGCAGAATCAAACAAGTGTTACAGAATTCATCTTGTTGGGGTTTGGAAAGCTTGAACAATTCAAGATGTCTCTTTTTCTGGTGTTTGGTGTGATCTACTTTATGACTGTAGGTGGAAACATCCTCATTGTTACCTTGGTTGCAGTCGATCAGCATCTTCACATTCCCATGTATTACTTCTTGGCAAATTTGTCTTGCTTGGAAATTTGCTATAGTTCAACGATCCTGCCAAAGATGCTGACAGATTTTCTCTCTGGTGACAAATCCATTTCTTTGGAGGGCTGCTTCacacagttgttttgttttggctgtcTAGCCATTGTTGAATGTTATATTTTGTCAGTGATGTCTTACGATAGGTATGTTGCAATCTGTAATCCACTTCATTATGCAACCATTATGAATGTTAGAGTCATTCTATACTGCATTGTAGCATCTTGGTTATGTGCAGCATCTATTTTAGTTATCATCATATCCCTAGTGTCACAATTATCCTTTTGTGGCCCCAAGGAAATTGACAATTTCTTTTGTGATTTTGGCCCGCTACTCCAACTTGCTTGCAGTGATACAAGTCACATCAGATTGCTAGCTCTCATCTTTGGATCGATTGATATCCTACCTCCTTTCATATTAACTGTCTCATGCTATGTTTGCATTATTGCTGCTGTCTTAAGAATTCAATCCACCACTGGAAGACAAAAAGCTTTTGCCACTTGTTCCTCTCACCTCATCGTTGTCACCATTTTCTATGGAACTCTAATGATTGTCTACCTTTTACCAAACATTAGTACATTTAGAGATCTTAAAAAGGTGTTCTCTGTTCCATATACAGTCTTGACTCCCTTGGTCAATCCATTCATATACAGTCTAAGAAACAAAGAAGTGAAGCAGTCACTGAAGAGAGTTCTGAGTAAATCCACTTGTTTTCCTGAAAAAATGAGATGGAGCTCTCTTCCTGCATTTGGCTATAACATCAAACCATAG
- the LOC140708009 gene encoding olfactory receptor 2AP1-like → MFFSIILLILLSFLQMDQKQNLQEGNRTFPLSFILLDFNTEGVQILLFTSLLTIYLATMAGNLLIVILVVFDQHLHTPMYFFLGNLSCLETCYSSTIVPRMLVSFLSGERTISIRGCFAQLYFFSFLVTTESYFLAVMSYDRYLAICKPLHYAMLMNGRICIVLIVCSWISGSVSISLIISFMSQLSFCGPNKIDHFFCDLTPVIRLSCSDTRSIEMTAFILAYMNTSPPLVTTLGSYIYIIRSILRIPSTTGKQKAFSTCSSHLTMVSCFYLSLTIVYVLPNIDSLRYLKKVFSLFYTLLTPLINPFVYSLRNKEVKEAAKNMANLLCRRQ, encoded by the coding sequence ATGTTTTTCTCAATCATTTTATTAATACTGTTGTCTTTTCTTCAGATGGACCAGAAACAGAACCTTCAAGAAGGAAACAGAACATTTCCATTGTCATTTATTCTGCTGGACTTCAATACAGAGGGtgtacagattttacttttcacATCTTTACTCACCATCTACCTAGCCACCATGGCTGGGAACCTCCTCATTGTCATCTTGGTGGTCTTTGATCAGCATCTTCACACACCCATGTATTTCTTCCTAGGAAATCTGTCTTGCTTGGAAACTTGCTACAGCTCGACCATCGTACCAAGGATGCTGGTCAGTTTTCTGAGTGGAGAAAGAACTATTTCTATCAGGGGGTGCTTTGCACAACTATATTTTTTCAGCTTCCTGGTAACAACAGAAAGCTATTTTCTAGCTGTGATGTCTTACGACCGCTATTTAGCCATATGCAAACCGCTGCATTATGCAATGCTCATGAATGGCAGAATTTGTATTGTGTTAATTGTTTGTTCCTGGATCAGTGGATCAGTGAGTATAAGTCTGATAATATCCTTTATGTCTCAGTTGAGCTTCTGTGGACCCAACAAAATTGATCACTTTTTCTGTGATTTAACCCCAGTCATACGACTGTCTTGCAGTGATACACGTTCCATTGAAATGACTGCCTTCATACTCGCCTACATGAACACTTCCCCGCCTCTTGTAACAACACTGGGATCTTATATCTATATCATCAGGAGCATTCTAAGAATCCCATCCACcactggaaaacaaaaagcattctctACTTGCTCCTCTCACCTCACCATGGTctcttgtttctatctctctctaACAATAGTCTATGTTTTACCAAATATAGATTCGTTGAGATACTTAAAGAAAGTGTTTTCTCTGTTCTACACTCTTCTCACACCACTGATTAATCCCTTTGTCTATAGTTTGAGGAACAAAGAGGTGAAGGAAGCAGCAAAGAATATGGCCAATTTACTCTGCAGGCGTCAGTGA
- the LOC140708010 gene encoding vomeronasal type-2 receptor 26-like: MPRVKLKHYQHALSLVFAIHEINNNPRLLNNITLGVHVYDNLFDTKTTYESLLDLLSAQKKNIPNYRCDKKNVCAFKRCKHCREENLEDLPSNVFEIDMSSESYTIYNAVYAVSHALHVMHLNRQRTMRDKGNFDLSNIHPWQLHSFLKYIHFNNGAGQEIVFENKGFPIGYDIINWVTFPNQTFLKNKVGEISPSQTFSINEKAIVWHRTFQQVPPHSKCVEHCGPGYSKIMEEGKSVCCYGCTPCSEYAVSNQTDAPLCVKCPEDQYPNENKDQCILKIKSFLNYQEPLGIVLIVSSISFSVITCFVMQTFHKNWDTPIVKANNQSLTCILLISILLCYLATLLFLGKPEKVTCLLQQPTFAILFSVAIACVLAKTIIVILAFMSTKPASQMRKGLGKKLGNSVVVSCSLVQVCICIAWLSTSPPSPGADMHSQTGEILLQCKEGSLTMFYCALGYLGFLSSISFTVAFLARKLPDAFNEGKFITFSMLVFCSVWISFIPAYLSTTGKNIVVVEIFAILASNTGLLACIFLPKCYIIIFRADLNSRMQLKKKRKHST, from the exons ATGCCCAG AGTAAAGCTTAAACATTATCAGCATGCCCTGTCTTTGGTTTTTGCCATTCATGAGATCAACAACAATCCAAGACTCTTGAACAATATAACTCTGGGGGTTCATGTCTATGATAACCTATTTGACACCAAAACAACTTATGAGTCCCTCCTGGATCTTCTGTCTGCACAGAAAAAGAATATCCCCAATTACAGATGTGATAAGAAAAATGTATG TGCCTTCAAACGATGCAAACACTGTAGAGAAGAAAATCTGGAAGATCTTCCTTCAAATGTGTTTGAGATTGATATGTCCAGTGAGAGCTACACTATCTACAATGCTGTCTATGCTGTGTCACATGCTTTACATGTCATGCACTTAAATAGACAGAGAACTATGCGGGACAAAGGCAATTTTGACCTTTCAAATATTCACCCATGGCAG CTCCACTCTTTCCTGAAATACATCCACTTTAACAATGGAGCTGGTCAAGAAATAGTGTTTGAGAATAAAGGATTTCCCATTGGTTATGATATCATCAACTGGGTCACTTTTCCCAACCAAACCTTCCTTAAAAACAAGGTTGGGGAAATTTCACCAAGCCAAACTTTCTCCATCAATGAGAAAGCCATTGTGTGGCACAGAACATTTCAACAG GTGCCACCACATTCCAAATGTGTTGAACACTGTGGTCCTGGATATAGCAAGATAATGGAAGAAGGGAAATCAGTCTGTTGCTATGGCTGTACTCCATGCTCAGAATATGCAGTTTCTAACCAGACTG ATGCACCTCTTTGTGTTAAGTGTCCAGAAGATCAATatccaaatgaaaacaaagaccAGTGTATCCTGAAAATTAAATCCTTCCTTAATTATCAAGAGCCTCTGGGGATTGTTTTGATTGTCTCCTCAATCTCTTTCTCTGTGATTACTTGTTTTGTAATGCAAACTTTTCATAAAAATTGGGATACTCCCATTGTCAAAGCAAACAACCAAAGCCTCACTTGCATCCTTCTCATCTCTATTCTTCTCTGCTACCTGGCCACTCTATTATTCCTTGGAAAACCTGAGAAGGTGACTTGCCTTCTTCAGCAACCCACATTTGCCATCCTTTTTTCTGTTGCCATTGCTTGTGTGTTGGCAAAAACCATCATTGTGATTTTGGCCTTCATGAGCaccaagccagccagccaaatgAGGAAAGGGCTAGGGAAAAAACTGGGaaactctgttgttgtttcttgttctCTTGTTCAGGTGTGCATTTGCATTGCATGGCTATCAACCTCTCCCCCATCCCCTGGTGCTGACATGCACTCTCAGACTGGGGAAATCTTACTGCAATGCAAGGAAGGGTCCCTCACCATGTTCTACTGTGCTCTCGGCTACCTTGGTTTTCTCTCCAGCATAAGCTTCACTGTGGCTTTTCTAGCTAGAAAACTGCCTGATGCTTTCAACGAAGGCAAgttcatcaccttcagcatgctggtgttttgcagtgtttggatCTCCTTTATTCCTGCTTACCTGAGCACCACAGGGAAGAACATAGTGGTTGTGGAGATTTTTGCCATTTTAGCCTCAAATACTGGTCTCCTAGCTTGCATCTTTCTTCCTAAATGTTACATCATTATTTTCAGAGCTGATCTCAACTCCAGGATGcagctaaaaaagaaaagaaaacattcaaCCTGA